Proteins encoded in a region of the Bacillus methanolicus genome:
- the ndk gene encoding nucleoside-diphosphate kinase translates to MEKTFLMVKPDGVQRNLIGEIVARFEKKGFQLVGAKLMSISKELAEKHYGEHKERPFFEELVDFITSGPVFAMVWQGENVIATARQMMGSTNPKDAAPGTIRGDFGLTVGKNVIHGSDSPESAQREIALFFNESELVEYSKLVNEWIY, encoded by the coding sequence ATGGAAAAGACTTTCTTGATGGTCAAACCAGACGGCGTACAGCGCAACTTAATCGGCGAAATTGTTGCCCGTTTTGAAAAAAAAGGTTTCCAATTAGTTGGAGCAAAACTTATGAGCATTTCAAAAGAACTTGCTGAGAAGCATTACGGTGAGCATAAGGAGCGTCCATTCTTTGAAGAGCTAGTCGATTTTATTACTTCCGGACCGGTTTTTGCCATGGTATGGCAGGGGGAAAATGTGATTGCAACTGCCCGCCAAATGATGGGATCGACAAACCCGAAAGATGCAGCACCTGGAACAATCCGCGGTGATTTTGGCCTGACTGTAGGAAAAAATGTTATTCATGGTTCTGATTCCCCTGAAAGTGCACAACGTGAAATTGCCTTATTCTTCAATGAATCAGAATTAGTGGAATACTCAAAACTAGTAAACGAATGGATTTATTAA
- the hepT gene encoding heptaprenyl diphosphate synthase component II — protein sequence MKLKMMYSFLNSDLNIVEKELEETIQSKSPLLRQASLHLLQAGGKRIRPVFVLLAGKFGNYDINVIKNVAVALELLHSATLVHDDVIDDAELRRGKPTIKAKWDNRIAMYTGDYILARSLELMTKIENPLAHKILSHTIVEVCIGEIQQIKDKYRFNQNLRDYFRRIKRKTALLIAASCQLGAIAAGVDEQIHKKLFRFGYFVGMSFQITDDVLDFTGTEKDLGKPAGGDLLQGNITLPVLFAMKDENIRKKIERVHEDMDREELNKLLSIIKNSGAIESSLAVSDRYLEKALAILKELPDNRAKKALRDIAKFIGKRKF from the coding sequence ATGAAATTAAAAATGATGTATTCATTTTTGAATTCGGATTTAAATATCGTTGAAAAAGAACTGGAGGAGACAATACAGTCAAAGTCTCCTTTATTGCGTCAAGCATCCCTGCATTTATTGCAGGCCGGGGGGAAAAGAATTCGCCCAGTTTTTGTGTTGTTGGCAGGAAAGTTTGGAAATTATGATATCAATGTAATCAAAAATGTTGCTGTTGCACTTGAACTGCTTCATTCGGCTACACTGGTACATGACGACGTGATCGACGATGCCGAACTCAGGCGCGGAAAACCGACGATAAAGGCAAAATGGGATAACCGGATTGCCATGTATACGGGAGACTATATTTTAGCACGTTCTCTTGAATTAATGACAAAAATCGAGAATCCTCTTGCCCATAAAATCCTTTCACATACGATTGTTGAAGTTTGTATTGGGGAAATTCAACAAATTAAAGATAAATACAGATTTAACCAAAATTTAAGAGACTATTTCCGGCGCATCAAAAGAAAAACGGCATTGTTAATAGCTGCCAGTTGTCAATTGGGAGCGATTGCTGCCGGTGTAGATGAACAAATCCATAAAAAGCTATTCCGTTTTGGCTATTTTGTTGGCATGTCCTTTCAAATTACCGATGATGTGCTTGATTTTACCGGAACAGAAAAAGACCTCGGCAAACCTGCGGGCGGGGATTTGTTGCAGGGAAATATTACACTGCCGGTTTTATTTGCAATGAAAGACGAAAATATTCGAAAAAAAATAGAAAGAGTTCATGAAGATATGGACCGTGAAGAGCTTAATAAGTTATTGTCGATCATTAAAAATTCGGGTGCGATTGAAAGCTCTTTGGCAGTAAGCGACCGTTATTTGGAAAAAGCGTTGGCAATTTTAAAAGAACTTCCTGACAATAGAGCGAAAAAAGCGCTGCGGGATATAGCGAAATTCATTGGAAAACGTAAATTTTAG
- the menG gene encoding demethylmenaquinone methyltransferase — protein MHQSKEERVHHVFEKIYQNYDKMNSVISFQQHKRWRKDTMKRMNVQKGSKALDVCCGTGDWTIALAEAVGPEGEVIGLDFSKNMLKVAEEKVNSKNFNQVSLIHGNAMELPFPDQSFDYVTIGFGLRNVPDYMQVLREMNRVLKPGGMAVCLETSQPTLIGFKQLYYFYFRFIMPFFGKIFAKSYDEYSWLQESAREFPGMKELAEIFKEAGFIKVHYKPYSGGVAAVHFGTKRDA, from the coding sequence ATGCATCAATCTAAAGAAGAGCGTGTTCATCATGTCTTTGAAAAAATCTATCAAAATTACGACAAGATGAATTCTGTTATCAGTTTTCAACAGCATAAAAGATGGCGAAAAGACACGATGAAACGAATGAATGTCCAAAAGGGCAGCAAAGCTCTTGATGTATGTTGCGGCACGGGGGATTGGACGATTGCCCTTGCTGAAGCTGTTGGCCCCGAAGGTGAAGTGATTGGCCTTGATTTCAGCAAGAATATGCTGAAGGTCGCAGAAGAAAAAGTCAATAGCAAAAATTTCAATCAAGTTTCACTTATCCACGGAAACGCAATGGAGCTTCCGTTCCCTGACCAATCGTTTGATTATGTTACAATTGGCTTTGGTCTAAGAAATGTACCAGACTATATGCAAGTGTTAAGAGAAATGAACCGGGTGTTAAAACCCGGAGGTATGGCAGTCTGCCTCGAAACTTCACAGCCGACATTGATTGGATTTAAACAGCTGTACTATTTTTATTTCCGGTTTATTATGCCGTTCTTCGGAAAAATCTTTGCAAAGAGCTATGATGAATATTCTTGGCTTCAGGAATCTGCACGCGAGTTTCCGGGAATGAAAGAACTTGCAGAAATATTTAAAGAAGCGGGCTTTATAAAAGTACATTATAAGCCATACAGCGGAGGCGTTGCCGCTGTTCATTTTGGAACCAAAAGAGATGCCTGA
- a CDS encoding heptaprenyl diphosphate synthase component 1, whose amino-acid sequence MIDLQDIQMKLTKIKEQIMRNVSHPYLVKYIKAPTVDEDKLLLLVSLMEHLKISNDEMESYVLTTMLIQIALDTHEHVTENKNQEDTYHSLKNRQLTVLAGDYYSGLYYKHLSEINSIGVIRTLAAGIKDVNEHKISVYQKDSDGIDKLMNSIKMIESSLFEKLTEYFQADVWDEYASNLLFLKRLINEKKKFLHEEASILFEGLKKLVFPKNDQPLSELSNEQQRFLLLICDRYIEFAKQLIEKGIKKLPFLNELLKERTLFILNQHHTLAKTFVEEG is encoded by the coding sequence GTGATTGATTTGCAAGACATTCAAATGAAACTGACAAAAATTAAAGAGCAGATTATGCGAAACGTCTCACATCCGTATTTGGTGAAATATATTAAAGCCCCCACAGTCGATGAAGACAAGCTGCTCTTGCTTGTTTCCCTTATGGAACATTTGAAAATATCAAATGATGAAATGGAAAGTTATGTCTTAACGACGATGCTTATTCAAATTGCCCTTGATACCCATGAGCATGTAACAGAAAACAAAAACCAGGAAGATACTTATCACAGCTTGAAAAATCGCCAGCTTACCGTTTTAGCGGGTGATTATTACAGCGGTTTATATTACAAGCATTTATCAGAAATAAATAGTATCGGTGTAATCAGGACACTAGCAGCAGGGATAAAGGATGTAAACGAGCACAAAATTTCCGTCTACCAAAAGGATTCTGACGGGATTGATAAATTAATGAACAGTATAAAGATGATTGAGTCCTCTCTGTTTGAAAAACTGACAGAATATTTTCAAGCGGATGTCTGGGATGAATATGCCTCAAACCTATTATTTTTAAAACGCCTAATCAATGAGAAAAAGAAATTTTTACATGAAGAGGCATCGATATTATTTGAGGGATTAAAAAAACTTGTATTTCCAAAAAACGATCAGCCTTTGTCAGAATTATCGAATGAGCAGCAGCGGTTCTTATTGCTGATTTGTGATCGTTATATTGAATTTGCGAAGCAGTTAATTGAAAAAGGAATCAAAAAATTACCTTTCCTGAATGAACTTTTGAAGGAAAGAACATTATTTATTTTGAACCAGCACCATACGCTGGCAAAAACTTTTGTGGAAGAAGGGTAA
- the mtrB gene encoding trp RNA-binding attenuation protein MtrB, which translates to MEKKSSFQNGEFVVIKALDDGVNVIGLTRGTDTRFHHSEKLDKGEVMIAQFTEHTSAIKIRGHAKIMTSNGEIESGN; encoded by the coding sequence ATGGAAAAGAAGAGCAGCTTTCAAAACGGGGAATTTGTTGTTATAAAAGCATTGGATGACGGTGTAAACGTGATCGGGTTAACAAGAGGCACTGATACAAGATTCCACCACTCAGAGAAGCTTGACAAAGGTGAAGTAATGATCGCCCAATTTACTGAGCATACTTCAGCAATCAAAATCAGAGGGCATGCAAAAATTATGACTTCGAATGGAGAAATTGAAAGCGGGAATTAA
- the folE gene encoding GTP cyclohydrolase I FolE produces MSNINRAQIEEAVRLILEAIGEDPNREGLLDTPKRVAKMYEEVFAGLNQDPKEYFETIFGEEHEELVLVKDIPFYSMCEHHLVPFFGHAHVAYIPRNGKVTGLSKLARAVEAVARRPQLQERITSTIANTIMEKLDPHGVMVVVEAEHMCMTMRGVKKPGSKTVTSAVRGILQNDARARAEVLSLIKN; encoded by the coding sequence ATGTCAAACATCAATCGTGCCCAAATTGAGGAAGCGGTGCGTTTAATATTAGAAGCTATCGGAGAAGACCCAAACCGTGAAGGTTTGCTTGATACTCCAAAACGTGTAGCAAAAATGTACGAGGAAGTGTTTGCCGGTTTAAATCAAGATCCAAAAGAATATTTTGAAACAATTTTTGGAGAAGAACATGAAGAATTAGTGCTTGTTAAAGATATCCCATTTTATTCCATGTGTGAACATCACCTTGTTCCATTCTTCGGACATGCACACGTTGCTTATATTCCAAGAAATGGGAAAGTAACCGGACTAAGCAAACTCGCAAGAGCTGTTGAAGCAGTTGCCAGAAGGCCGCAGCTGCAGGAACGGATTACTTCGACGATTGCCAACACAATTATGGAAAAGCTTGACCCTCATGGTGTAATGGTAGTTGTAGAAGCGGAACATATGTGCATGACAATGAGGGGAGTAAAAAAACCGGGTTCAAAAACGGTCACTTCTGCGGTACGCGGAATTTTACAAAACGATGCACGTGCACGTGCTGAAGTGCTCTCTTTAATCAAGAATTAA
- a CDS encoding HU family DNA-binding protein → MNKTELINAVAEATELSKKDATKAVDAVFDAILDALKNGDKVQLIGFGNFEVRERAARKGRNPQTGEEIEIAASKVPAFKPGKALKDAVK, encoded by the coding sequence ATGAATAAGACAGAACTAATTAATGCAGTTGCAGAAGCTACTGAGTTATCAAAAAAGGACGCTACTAAAGCAGTTGATGCTGTTTTCGATGCAATCTTAGATGCTTTAAAGAATGGTGATAAAGTACAATTAATCGGTTTCGGAAACTTTGAAGTACGTGAGCGCGCTGCCCGCAAAGGCCGGAATCCTCAAACCGGAGAAGAAATCGAAATCGCTGCAAGCAAAGTTCCTGCTTTCAAACCAGGTAAAGCGCTTAAAGATGCAGTTAAATAA
- the spoIVA gene encoding stage IV sporulation protein A, with protein MEKVDIFKDIAERTGGDIYLGVVGAVRTGKSTFIKKFMELVVLPNISNEADRARTQDELPQSAAGKTIMTTEPKFVPNQAATVHVDEGLDVNIRLVDCVGYTVPGAKGYEDENGPRMITTPWYEEPIPFHEAAEIGTRKVIQEHSTIGVVITTDGTIGDIPRENYLEAEERVIEELKEVGKPFIIVINSAQPYHPNTESLRSQLIEKYDIPVLAMSVESMRESDVLNVLREALYEFPVLEVNVNLPSWVMVLRENHWLRQNYQEAVKETVKDIKRLRDVDRVVHQFSDFEFIDRASLAGIEMGQGVAEIDLYAPDDLYDEILKEIVGVEIRGKDHLLELMQDFAYAKAEYDQISEALKMVKQTGYGIAAPSITDMSLDEPQIIRQGPRFGVRLKAVAPSIHMIKVDVESEFAPIIGSEKQSEELVRYLMQDFEEDPLSIWNSDIFGRSLNSIVREGIQAKLSLMPENARYKLKETLERIINEGSGGLIAIIL; from the coding sequence TTGGAAAAGGTAGATATTTTTAAAGACATTGCCGAACGAACAGGCGGCGATATATATTTAGGTGTTGTAGGAGCAGTTAGAACAGGTAAATCTACTTTCATAAAAAAATTCATGGAACTTGTAGTTTTACCAAATATAAGCAATGAAGCAGACCGTGCTCGGACACAGGATGAACTTCCGCAAAGCGCAGCCGGTAAAACCATTATGACAACAGAACCAAAATTCGTTCCAAACCAGGCCGCAACTGTTCATGTTGATGAAGGTCTGGATGTAAATATCCGTCTTGTTGACTGCGTCGGCTATACAGTACCCGGGGCAAAAGGGTATGAGGATGAAAACGGGCCGCGCATGATTACCACTCCTTGGTATGAAGAGCCAATTCCATTTCATGAGGCAGCAGAAATTGGAACAAGAAAAGTTATACAGGAGCATTCTACAATCGGTGTTGTTATTACAACGGACGGAACAATTGGCGATATTCCGCGTGAAAATTATCTTGAAGCGGAAGAGAGGGTAATTGAAGAACTGAAAGAGGTAGGCAAACCGTTTATCATTGTCATAAACAGTGCCCAGCCTTACCATCCAAACACGGAATCGCTCCGAAGCCAATTAATTGAAAAATACGATATACCTGTACTGGCAATGAGTGTAGAAAGCATGCGTGAAAGTGATGTTTTAAATGTTCTTCGCGAAGCTTTATACGAATTCCCGGTACTTGAAGTGAATGTGAATCTTCCCAGCTGGGTAATGGTCCTGCGTGAAAACCATTGGTTACGTCAAAACTATCAAGAAGCAGTTAAGGAAACCGTTAAAGATATAAAGAGATTAAGAGATGTGGACCGGGTTGTTCATCAGTTCAGCGATTTTGAATTTATCGACCGTGCAAGCCTTGCCGGAATTGAAATGGGGCAGGGAGTCGCTGAAATTGATTTATACGCTCCGGATGATTTATATGATGAAATCTTAAAAGAAATTGTTGGGGTTGAAATCCGCGGAAAAGATCATTTGCTTGAACTTATGCAGGATTTTGCCTACGCAAAAGCAGAGTATGACCAAATCTCTGAGGCTTTAAAAATGGTAAAACAAACCGGCTATGGAATTGCCGCACCTTCCATAACTGATATGAGCCTTGATGAGCCGCAAATCATTCGCCAAGGACCAAGGTTCGGTGTTCGCTTAAAAGCTGTTGCTCCATCCATTCATATGATTAAGGTCGATGTAGAATCCGAATTTGCACCAATCATTGGATCGGAAAAGCAAAGCGAAGAATTGGTCCGTTATTTAATGCAAGACTTTGAGGAAGACCCGCTGTCGATCTGGAATTCAGATATTTTCGGCCGCAGCTTAAACTCAATCGTCAGAGAAGGGATTCAGGCAAAACTTTCGTTAATGCCTGAGAATGCCCGCTACAAATTGAAAGAAACTCTTGAGCGAATCATAAACGAAGGCTCAGGTGGACTAATAGCCATCATACTATAG
- a CDS encoding DUF2768 domain-containing protein produces the protein MSPALMKMWISFGAMGFMFLSMISIYFSRYKLKGVIRIITALIAYVLLILSGIIIFLIVFSGPTSE, from the coding sequence ATGTCACCTGCTTTAATGAAAATGTGGATTTCCTTTGGTGCAATGGGATTTATGTTTTTATCTATGATCTCTATTTATTTCAGCCGGTATAAATTAAAAGGCGTCATTCGAATCATTACTGCACTGATTGCGTATGTTTTATTGATACTTTCGGGAATCATTATTTTTTTAATCGTTTTCAGCGGACCTACCAGTGAATAA
- a CDS encoding NAD(P)H-dependent glycerol-3-phosphate dehydrogenase, with protein sequence MERQREKVAVIGAGSWGTALAMVLADNGHEVRIWGHKPSQIEEINREHTNQKYLPGISLPESIIGFSSLKEVLKDIEVMILAVPTKAIREVLGKIRGIQETPLTIVHVSKGIEPDTLLRISEMIEEEMPETLLKDVVVLSGPSHAEEVSLRHPTTVTVSSKNMKAAEKIQDLFMNQNFRVYTNPDMIGVEIGGALKNIIALAAGISDGLGYGDNAKAALITRGLAEIARLGTKMGANPLTFSGLAGIGDLIVTCTSVHSRNWRAGNLLGKGNNLEEVLNNMGMVVEGVPTTKAAHQLARKYDVKMPISDALFDVLFNGVNPKDAVDTLMARVKTHEMEDLVNVLDLKE encoded by the coding sequence ATGGAACGGCAAAGAGAAAAAGTAGCTGTGATCGGAGCGGGAAGCTGGGGAACAGCACTTGCGATGGTACTTGCCGATAACGGTCACGAAGTCAGGATTTGGGGGCATAAGCCTTCTCAAATAGAAGAAATCAATCGGGAGCATACAAATCAAAAATATTTGCCTGGCATATCCTTGCCGGAATCTATCATCGGATTTTCTTCTCTCAAAGAAGTTTTAAAAGACATAGAAGTGATGATTTTAGCCGTACCAACAAAAGCGATCAGGGAAGTTCTCGGGAAAATAAGGGGAATTCAAGAAACACCGTTAACAATTGTCCATGTGAGCAAAGGAATTGAGCCGGATACTTTGCTTCGCATATCAGAAATGATTGAAGAGGAAATGCCTGAAACACTTTTAAAAGATGTTGTCGTTCTTTCCGGACCGAGCCATGCTGAAGAAGTCAGCCTCCGGCATCCTACGACTGTAACTGTTTCTTCTAAAAATATGAAAGCAGCTGAAAAAATTCAAGATTTATTTATGAATCAAAATTTCCGGGTATATACAAATCCGGACATGATCGGCGTTGAGATCGGGGGAGCACTTAAGAATATTATTGCACTCGCGGCTGGAATCTCTGACGGACTCGGCTATGGCGATAATGCTAAGGCTGCTTTAATCACAAGAGGACTTGCAGAAATAGCCCGGCTCGGTACAAAAATGGGCGCCAATCCGTTAACCTTTTCAGGTTTGGCCGGAATTGGCGATCTAATTGTTACATGTACAAGTGTTCATTCCCGAAACTGGAGAGCAGGGAACCTTCTTGGGAAAGGCAATAATCTCGAAGAGGTTTTAAATAATATGGGTATGGTTGTTGAAGGGGTCCCCACGACTAAGGCGGCCCATCAGCTTGCAAGAAAATACGACGTCAAAATGCCGATATCCGACGCTTTATTTGATGTTTTATTTAACGGTGTGAACCCGAAAGATGCAGTAGATACGTTAATGGCCAGGGTAAAAACGCACGAAATGGAAGACTTGGTAAATGTTCTTGACTTAAAAGAATAG
- the der gene encoding ribosome biogenesis GTPase Der gives MAKPVVAIVGRPNVGKSTIFNRIVGERISIVEDIPGVTRDRIYSSAEWLTHDFNIIDTGGIDIGDEPFLEQIRQQAEIAINEADVIIFITNGRERVTAADEEVAKILYKSKKPVVLAVNKVDNPEMRDQIFDFYSLGFGEPIPISGTHGLGLGDLLDEVAKHFPSKHEEEYDEDVIKFSLIGRPNVGKSSLVNALLGEERVIVSDIAGTTRDAIDSPYTYNGQKYVIIDTAGMRKKGKVYETTEKYSVLRALRAIERSDVVLVVLNGEEGIIEQDKRIAGYAHEAGRAVVIVVNKWDAVEKDEKTMREFEQKIRDHFQFLDYAPIVFLSAKTKKRLHTLMPMINMASENHARRVETSVLNDVIMDAVAMNPTPTDKGRRLKIYYTTQVAVKPPTFVVFVNDPELLHFSYERFLENRIRDAFGFEGTPIKIYARERK, from the coding sequence ATGGCGAAACCAGTTGTAGCCATTGTCGGCCGTCCTAATGTAGGAAAATCAACGATTTTTAACCGTATTGTCGGCGAGCGGATATCGATAGTGGAAGATATTCCGGGTGTAACCCGTGACCGGATTTATAGTTCAGCTGAATGGTTAACACACGATTTCAATATTATCGACACGGGGGGCATCGATATCGGAGATGAGCCGTTTCTTGAACAAATCCGCCAACAGGCTGAAATTGCCATTAATGAAGCAGATGTCATTATTTTTATCACAAACGGACGGGAAAGGGTTACCGCGGCAGACGAAGAAGTTGCGAAAATCCTGTATAAATCGAAAAAGCCTGTTGTTCTCGCCGTAAATAAAGTTGATAATCCTGAAATGCGCGATCAAATTTTTGATTTTTATTCCCTTGGTTTTGGTGAACCGATTCCAATTTCCGGCACCCACGGACTTGGATTAGGAGACTTGCTCGATGAAGTAGCGAAACACTTTCCGAGCAAGCACGAAGAGGAATACGATGAGGATGTTATTAAGTTCAGTTTAATCGGCCGGCCAAATGTGGGAAAATCGTCACTTGTAAATGCTTTACTGGGAGAAGAACGGGTAATCGTAAGTGATATTGCCGGTACAACAAGAGATGCAATTGATTCCCCTTACACGTATAACGGACAAAAATATGTCATCATTGATACTGCAGGAATGCGCAAAAAAGGAAAGGTTTATGAAACAACTGAAAAATACAGTGTTTTAAGAGCACTAAGAGCGATTGAACGATCAGACGTTGTCCTTGTTGTATTGAATGGTGAAGAAGGGATTATTGAACAGGACAAACGGATTGCAGGATATGCACATGAAGCTGGCCGGGCAGTTGTTATTGTCGTAAATAAGTGGGATGCAGTTGAGAAAGATGAAAAAACAATGAGGGAGTTTGAACAAAAAATTCGCGATCATTTTCAGTTTTTGGATTATGCTCCGATCGTCTTCTTATCAGCTAAAACGAAAAAAAGACTCCACACATTAATGCCAATGATTAATATGGCTAGTGAAAATCATGCACGCCGCGTTGAAACAAGCGTACTAAACGATGTCATCATGGATGCGGTGGCCATGAATCCAACGCCGACAGATAAAGGTAGACGCTTGAAAATCTATTATACTACTCAAGTAGCGGTAAAGCCTCCGACATTTGTTGTTTTTGTTAATGATCCGGAGCTGCTGCACTTTTCTTATGAGAGATTTCTTGAGAATCGAATTAGGGATGCATTCGGTTTTGAAGGCACACCGATTAAAATTTATGCGAGAGAAAGAAAATAA
- a CDS encoding capping complex subunit for YIEGIA produces the protein MMLEKFILAVVTTDPNKVPSGAAVFHCESKKEMEQVCANLEAILDGIAHAITEELFIIVKH, from the coding sequence ATGATGCTTGAAAAATTTATTCTTGCAGTTGTGACAACCGATCCAAATAAAGTTCCGAGCGGAGCAGCCGTTTTCCATTGTGAATCAAAAAAAGAAATGGAACAAGTGTGTGCGAATTTAGAAGCAATTTTAGACGGCATTGCCCATGCGATTACAGAAGAGTTATTCATAATTGTAAAACATTGA
- a CDS encoding YIEGIA family protein, whose amino-acid sequence MNEYTLPIIFGVIVGTLTRIYLLRTDYRQYPTYLHGKIIHIALGFIAAGLGTVAVPAMLEEEYTAITFLTLAASQFREVRNMERNTLTELDSYELVSRGKTYIEGIAIAFESRNYLVIFTSLLSTFAYIFFNIWAGIAAAAVAVIISKYLMTGGQLKDIVDIDYVEPKFEGPGLYVDNIYIMNIGLPERREEVLRYGMGFILKPKNFNARSTIANLGQRQAILHDVSNALGVYRDSGTPALVPLAKRDLNDGRVGVFILPQEKNVEKALKIIGLVPTLENAIRMPTERNKDKGRQG is encoded by the coding sequence ATGAATGAATATACTCTGCCTATCATATTTGGAGTGATTGTCGGAACACTGACAAGAATTTATCTGCTAAGGACTGATTATCGGCAATATCCGACTTATTTGCATGGAAAAATTATTCATATTGCATTGGGATTTATTGCTGCAGGGCTTGGAACGGTAGCAGTACCAGCCATGTTAGAAGAAGAGTATACAGCAATAACGTTTTTAACGCTAGCTGCATCTCAGTTCCGGGAAGTCCGCAATATGGAAAGAAATACATTGACCGAACTTGACAGTTATGAACTTGTCTCAAGAGGAAAGACATATATTGAAGGGATTGCAATCGCATTTGAAAGCAGAAATTATCTAGTCATTTTCACATCACTGTTAAGTACGTTTGCGTATATCTTTTTTAATATTTGGGCGGGAATTGCAGCGGCCGCTGTTGCAGTCATCATTTCAAAGTATTTGATGACCGGGGGACAACTAAAAGACATTGTCGATATTGACTATGTTGAACCAAAGTTTGAAGGTCCGGGATTGTATGTGGATAACATTTACATCATGAACATCGGTTTGCCTGAACGCCGGGAGGAGGTTCTCCGCTATGGTATGGGATTTATTTTAAAGCCGAAAAACTTCAATGCACGGTCTACAATTGCCAACCTCGGACAACGACAAGCAATTCTTCATGACGTCTCAAATGCACTTGGTGTATACCGCGATTCCGGCACTCCGGCACTTGTTCCGCTGGCAAAGAGAGACTTGAATGACGGAAGGGTTGGGGTTTTCATTTTGCCGCAGGAAAAGAATGTGGAAAAAGCTTTGAAGATCATCGGATTAGTTCCAACATTGGAAAATGCAATCAGAATGCCGACAGAGAGAAATAAAGATAAGGGAAGGCAGGGGTAA
- a CDS encoding YphA family membrane protein — translation MDGAFFYWVCWLIWVAATFLLDSKNKYRYTISKRLLIIIIFSPIHFSVFHFQIYAAAVFIFFSIMMDISRLKKRTILYFFVSSFIIMLAYASFLMFELYDPVWVIINRDWLLVFILIYLTFMLQSEVRMRMYTMLAGILLGELLYAFVLRQNGFSYPIGSLAILDLASLAVAILLLWSGLKFTAAYFNIQFNHFEKEKHKSS, via the coding sequence ATGGACGGGGCTTTCTTTTATTGGGTTTGCTGGCTTATATGGGTGGCGGCCACTTTTTTATTAGATAGCAAAAATAAATATCGGTATACCATTTCAAAAAGGCTGCTTATCATCATCATCTTTTCTCCTATTCACTTTTCTGTCTTTCACTTTCAAATTTACGCAGCCGCTGTTTTCATTTTTTTCTCAATCATGATGGATATTTCTAGATTAAAAAAACGAACAATTCTTTATTTTTTTGTATCTTCTTTTATTATCATGCTTGCCTATGCCAGTTTCCTTATGTTTGAGTTATACGATCCGGTATGGGTGATTATAAATCGTGATTGGCTGCTCGTTTTTATTTTAATATATTTAACTTTTATGCTTCAGTCTGAAGTGCGGATGAGAATGTATACAATGCTGGCAGGCATTCTACTAGGAGAACTGCTTTATGCATTTGTATTGCGTCAAAATGGATTCTCATACCCGATCGGATCACTGGCCATTCTTGATCTTGCATCATTAGCAGTTGCCATTCTGCTTTTATGGAGCGGCCTCAAATTTACGGCAGCTTATTTTAACATTCAATTTAACCATTTTGAAAAGGAGAAACATAAATCATCATGA
- a CDS encoding YpzI family protein: MGKDRQEKRLRKSGKVESDRDQALHYPGASKLQSPEEARSLNDGKQS; the protein is encoded by the coding sequence GTGGGTAAAGACCGGCAGGAAAAACGTCTAAGAAAAAGCGGCAAAGTGGAATCAGACCGTGACCAGGCTCTTCATTATCCAGGTGCATCAAAATTGCAAAGCCCGGAAGAAGCGCGATCTTTAAACGACGGGAAGCAAAGTTAA